In Leptodactylus fuscus isolate aLepFus1 chromosome 2, aLepFus1.hap2, whole genome shotgun sequence, one genomic interval encodes:
- the MARS1 gene encoding methionine--tRNA ligase, cytoplasmic isoform X1, giving the protein MKLYVSEGNPHGLKVLAAAGLWAQDVEVLRLQQDEKVVPFLSQAKLPALELNNGNYLFSANAICRYFSLAAGKDQDDLNNQWLEWEATELQPLISAALYAHLVQGKKKEETLATVTKQLGHISQSLVKKSYLSGDALSVADIVVWGAIYPFISDGSTLSEDLSSLKSWFKKVSELDACQKAAESLLKGQGPSIFKAYLQKMPAPVTTSNASACNDLEAEDGAVQTFTEEDIAAATESWSKGLADAPRPKPRQHPILPKDEEKNVLITSALPYVNNVPHLGNIIGSVLSADVFARYCRLRNWNTLYICGTDEYGTATETKAMEEGLTPRQICDKYNAVHTAIYKWFDISFDYFGRTTTEHQTTIAQDIFNRLLKRDFLLKDTVEQLRCETCQRFLADRFVEGTCPFCNYEEARGDQCDKCGKLINAVELKRPQCKVCKQSPVVKSSQHLFLDLPKLEERLEKWMDQSFATGDWTSNARFITRSWIRDGLKPRCITRDLKWGTPVPLEGFTDKVFYVWFDAPIGYISITANYTDQWEKWWKNPQKVQLYNFMAKDNVPFHSVIFPSCLLGAEDDYTLVNHLIATEYLNYEDGKFSKSRGVGVFGDMAKDTGIPADIWRFYLLYVRPEGQDSAFSWSDLMLKNNSELLNNLGNFVNRAGMFVQKFFNGHVPKMELLAEDKKLLAQVTAELRQYNQLLEKVRIRDALRCILNISRHGNQYIQVNEPWKCIKGTPQEQIRAGTVTGLAVNMAALLAAMLQPYMPSISAVIQEQLLVPPEASVLTSDFRCTLPQGHRIGTVSPLFQKLENDQIESLRKRFGGGQLDGDCTEMQVKPEPKTPSTAADPAKETAKTGDPEKIKALMQEVEKQGNHVRDLKGKKAEKSVIDSEVQKLLALKKELALAEGKTPEAPAQKGKKKK; this is encoded by the exons ATGAAGCTGTATGTGAGCGAGGGGAACCCTCATGGGTTAAAGGTCTTGGCTGCTGCAGGGCTGTGGGCTCAAGACGTGGAGGTGCTCAGGTTACAGCAGGACG aaaaaGTTGTGCCGTTCTTGTCACAAGCAAAACTGCCAGCACTAGAACTCAATAATGGGAATTATCTGTTCTCTGCTAATGCAATTTGTAG GTATTTTTCATTGGCAGCTGGGAAAGACCAGGATGACCTAAATAATCAGTGGCTGGAATGGGAGGCAACAGAACTTCAG CCGCTGATTTCGGCAGCTTTGTATGCACATCTTGTGCAGGGGAAGAAAAAGGAAGAAACTCTAGCAACAGTTACCAAGCAGCTTGGACATATTTCTCAAAGTCTTGTAAAGAAATCTTATCTTTCTGGA GATGCACTGTCTGTTGCTGATATTGTGGTGTGGGGGGCCATTTACCCCTTTATTTCAGATGGCTCTACTCTGTCAG AAGATCTCTCTTCACTAAAGAGCTGGTTTAAAAAAGTGTCTGAATTGGACGCATGTCAGAAAGCTGCTGAATCACTCCTTAAAGGCCAGGGACCCTCAATATTTAAAGCCTACCTTCAAAAAATGCCCGCACCTGTTACCACATCTAATGCCTCTGCCTGCAATGATCTTGAG gcagaagatggagcCGTCCAGACATTCACTGAGGAGGACATTGCAGCTGCTACAGAATCCTGGTCCAAGGGTCTTGCTGACGCTCCAAGGCCAAAACCAAGACAGCACCCTAT ACTTCCTAAAGATGAAGAGAAGAATGTCTTGATCACCAGCGCCCTTCCCTACGTGAACAACGTTCCTCATTTGGGAAACATTATTGGCTCCGTACTCAGTGCTGACGTCTTTGCCAG GTACTGCAGGCTAAGGAATTGGAACACCCTCTATATCTGCGGGACAGATGAATATGGAACAGCCACAGAAACCAAAGCTATGGAGGAAGGGCTGACCCCACGGCAGATCTGTGACAAGTACAATGCCGTTCACACTGCCATATACAAGTGGTTTGATATTTCCTTTGATTATTTTGGAAGGACGACTACTGAACACCAAACCAC AATCGCTCAGGACATCTTCAACCGACTCCTAAAGAGAGACTTCCTGCTGAAAGACACAGTGGAGCAGCTCAGATGTGAGACCTGTCAAAGATTCCTTGCAGACCGTTTTGTGGAAGGAACCTGTCCATTCTGCAACTATGAGGAAGCCAGAGGGGACCAATGTGACAAATGTGGCAAGCTCATTAATGCTGTAGAATTGAAG agaCCTCAGTGCAAAGTCTGTAAACAGTCTCCTGTAGTTAAATCATCTCAACATCTCTTCTTGGATCTGCCAAAG CTAGAAGAACGCTTAGAGAAATGGATGGATCAGTCCTTTGCCACCGGAGACTGGACTTCGAATGCCCGTTTTATAACACGCTCCTGGATTCGTGATGGTTTGAAACCGAGATGTATCACTAGGGACTTAAAGTGGGGCACACCGGTGCCACTGGAAGGTTTCACAGACAAG GTGTTTTATGTTTGGTTTGATGCTCCAATTGGATACATTTCCATTACAGCCAATTACACAGACCAGTGGGAGAAGTGGTGGAAAAATCCTCAAAAG GTCCAGCTCTATAACTTTATGGCAAAGGACAACGTTCCATTTCATAGTGTTATCTTCCCGTCCTGCCTCCTTGGAGCAGAAGACGACTACACTCTGGTTAACCACCTCATAGCTACAG AATACCTGAATTACGAGGATGGAAAGTTCTCCAAGAGCCGTGGAGTAGGTGTATTTGGTGACATGGCAAAGGACACTGGTATTCCTGCTGACATTTGGAGATTTTATCTGCTGTATGTACGGCCCGAGGGACAAGATAGCGCATTCAGCTGGAGCGATCTGATGCTGAAGAATAACTCTGAGTTGCTTAACAACTTGGGCAACTTTGTTAACAG aGCTGGCATGTTTGTGCAGAAGTTTTTTAATGGCCATGTTCCCAAGATGGAGTTGCTTGCAGAAGACAAAAAGCTTCTGGCTCAGGTCACGGCTGAACTACGGCAATATAACCAGCTGTTGGAGAAAGTTCG CATTCGTGACGCACTGAGATGTATTCTGAATATTTCTCGACATGGGAACCAATACATTCAAGTTAATGAGCCATGGAAATGCATCAAAGGGACCCCTCAGGAACA GATACGTGCCGGCACAGTGACTGGCTTGGCAGTAAACATGGCAGCTCTACTTGCTGCCATGCTGCAGCCATATATGCCCTCAATAAGTGCAGTCATCCAAGAACAGCTGCTTGTGCCACCAGAAGCCAGTGTGTTGACCAGTGACTTCCGTTGCACCCTACCACAAGGGCATCGCattggaaca GTGAGCCCACTGTTTCAGAAGTTGGAGAACGACCAGATCGAGTCCCTGAGGAAACGCTTTGGTGGTGGACAG CTGGATGGTGACTGCACAGAGATGCAG GTGAAACCTGAGCCTAAGACACCCTCAACGGCGGCAGATCCAGCCAAAGAAACTGCAAAAACTGGCGATCCAGAGAAGATAAAAGCGCTCATGCAGGAGGTAGAGAAGCAG GGCAACCATGTTCGGGATTTAAAGGGCAAGAAGGCAGAAAAATCTGTGATTGACAGTGAGGTACAGAAACTTTTGGCGTTGAAGAAAGAACTTGCACTGGCAGAAGGAAAGACTCCAGAAGCTCCTGCTCAGAAagggaagaagaagaaataa
- the MARS1 gene encoding methionine--tRNA ligase, cytoplasmic isoform X2 → MKLYVSEGNPHGLKVLAAAGLWAQDVEVLRLQQDEKVVPFLSQAKLPALELNNGNYLFSANAICRYFSLAAGKDQDDLNNQWLEWEATELQPLISAALYAHLVQGKKKEETLATVTKQLGHISQSLVKKSYLSGDALSVADIVVWGAIYPFISDGSTLSEDLSSLKSWFKKVSELDACQKAAESLLKGQGPSIFKAYLQKMPAPVTTSNASACNDLEAEDGAVQTFTEEDIAAATESWSKGLADAPRPKPRQHPILPKDEEKNVLITSALPYVNNVPHLGNIIGSVLSADVFARYCRLRNWNTLYICGTDEYGTATETKAMEEGLTPRQICDKYNAVHTAIYKWFDISFDYFGRTTTEHQTTIAQDIFNRLLKRDFLLKDTVEQLRCETCQRFLADRFVEGTCPFCNYEEARGDQCDKCGKLINAVELKRPQCKVCKQSPVVKSSQHLFLDLPKLEERLEKWMDQSFATGDWTSNARFITRSWIRDGLKPRCITRDLKWGTPVPLEGFTDKVFYVWFDAPIGYISITANYTDQWEKWWKNPQKVQLYNFMAKDNVPFHSVIFPSCLLGAEDDYTLVNHLIATEYLNYEDGKFSKSRGVGVFGDMAKDTGIPADIWRFYLLYVRPEGQDSAFSWSDLMLKNNSELLNNLGNFVNRAGMFVQKFFNGHVPKMELLAEDKKLLAQVTAELRQYNQLLEKVRIRDALRCILNISRHGNQYIQVNEPWKCIKGTPQEQIRAGTVTGLAVNMAALLAAMLQPYMPSISAVIQEQLLVPPEASVLTSDFRCTLPQGHRIGTVSPLFQKLENDQIESLRKRFGGGQVKPEPKTPSTAADPAKETAKTGDPEKIKALMQEVEKQGNHVRDLKGKKAEKSVIDSEVQKLLALKKELALAEGKTPEAPAQKGKKKK, encoded by the exons ATGAAGCTGTATGTGAGCGAGGGGAACCCTCATGGGTTAAAGGTCTTGGCTGCTGCAGGGCTGTGGGCTCAAGACGTGGAGGTGCTCAGGTTACAGCAGGACG aaaaaGTTGTGCCGTTCTTGTCACAAGCAAAACTGCCAGCACTAGAACTCAATAATGGGAATTATCTGTTCTCTGCTAATGCAATTTGTAG GTATTTTTCATTGGCAGCTGGGAAAGACCAGGATGACCTAAATAATCAGTGGCTGGAATGGGAGGCAACAGAACTTCAG CCGCTGATTTCGGCAGCTTTGTATGCACATCTTGTGCAGGGGAAGAAAAAGGAAGAAACTCTAGCAACAGTTACCAAGCAGCTTGGACATATTTCTCAAAGTCTTGTAAAGAAATCTTATCTTTCTGGA GATGCACTGTCTGTTGCTGATATTGTGGTGTGGGGGGCCATTTACCCCTTTATTTCAGATGGCTCTACTCTGTCAG AAGATCTCTCTTCACTAAAGAGCTGGTTTAAAAAAGTGTCTGAATTGGACGCATGTCAGAAAGCTGCTGAATCACTCCTTAAAGGCCAGGGACCCTCAATATTTAAAGCCTACCTTCAAAAAATGCCCGCACCTGTTACCACATCTAATGCCTCTGCCTGCAATGATCTTGAG gcagaagatggagcCGTCCAGACATTCACTGAGGAGGACATTGCAGCTGCTACAGAATCCTGGTCCAAGGGTCTTGCTGACGCTCCAAGGCCAAAACCAAGACAGCACCCTAT ACTTCCTAAAGATGAAGAGAAGAATGTCTTGATCACCAGCGCCCTTCCCTACGTGAACAACGTTCCTCATTTGGGAAACATTATTGGCTCCGTACTCAGTGCTGACGTCTTTGCCAG GTACTGCAGGCTAAGGAATTGGAACACCCTCTATATCTGCGGGACAGATGAATATGGAACAGCCACAGAAACCAAAGCTATGGAGGAAGGGCTGACCCCACGGCAGATCTGTGACAAGTACAATGCCGTTCACACTGCCATATACAAGTGGTTTGATATTTCCTTTGATTATTTTGGAAGGACGACTACTGAACACCAAACCAC AATCGCTCAGGACATCTTCAACCGACTCCTAAAGAGAGACTTCCTGCTGAAAGACACAGTGGAGCAGCTCAGATGTGAGACCTGTCAAAGATTCCTTGCAGACCGTTTTGTGGAAGGAACCTGTCCATTCTGCAACTATGAGGAAGCCAGAGGGGACCAATGTGACAAATGTGGCAAGCTCATTAATGCTGTAGAATTGAAG agaCCTCAGTGCAAAGTCTGTAAACAGTCTCCTGTAGTTAAATCATCTCAACATCTCTTCTTGGATCTGCCAAAG CTAGAAGAACGCTTAGAGAAATGGATGGATCAGTCCTTTGCCACCGGAGACTGGACTTCGAATGCCCGTTTTATAACACGCTCCTGGATTCGTGATGGTTTGAAACCGAGATGTATCACTAGGGACTTAAAGTGGGGCACACCGGTGCCACTGGAAGGTTTCACAGACAAG GTGTTTTATGTTTGGTTTGATGCTCCAATTGGATACATTTCCATTACAGCCAATTACACAGACCAGTGGGAGAAGTGGTGGAAAAATCCTCAAAAG GTCCAGCTCTATAACTTTATGGCAAAGGACAACGTTCCATTTCATAGTGTTATCTTCCCGTCCTGCCTCCTTGGAGCAGAAGACGACTACACTCTGGTTAACCACCTCATAGCTACAG AATACCTGAATTACGAGGATGGAAAGTTCTCCAAGAGCCGTGGAGTAGGTGTATTTGGTGACATGGCAAAGGACACTGGTATTCCTGCTGACATTTGGAGATTTTATCTGCTGTATGTACGGCCCGAGGGACAAGATAGCGCATTCAGCTGGAGCGATCTGATGCTGAAGAATAACTCTGAGTTGCTTAACAACTTGGGCAACTTTGTTAACAG aGCTGGCATGTTTGTGCAGAAGTTTTTTAATGGCCATGTTCCCAAGATGGAGTTGCTTGCAGAAGACAAAAAGCTTCTGGCTCAGGTCACGGCTGAACTACGGCAATATAACCAGCTGTTGGAGAAAGTTCG CATTCGTGACGCACTGAGATGTATTCTGAATATTTCTCGACATGGGAACCAATACATTCAAGTTAATGAGCCATGGAAATGCATCAAAGGGACCCCTCAGGAACA GATACGTGCCGGCACAGTGACTGGCTTGGCAGTAAACATGGCAGCTCTACTTGCTGCCATGCTGCAGCCATATATGCCCTCAATAAGTGCAGTCATCCAAGAACAGCTGCTTGTGCCACCAGAAGCCAGTGTGTTGACCAGTGACTTCCGTTGCACCCTACCACAAGGGCATCGCattggaaca GTGAGCCCACTGTTTCAGAAGTTGGAGAACGACCAGATCGAGTCCCTGAGGAAACGCTTTGGTGGTGGACAG GTGAAACCTGAGCCTAAGACACCCTCAACGGCGGCAGATCCAGCCAAAGAAACTGCAAAAACTGGCGATCCAGAGAAGATAAAAGCGCTCATGCAGGAGGTAGAGAAGCAG GGCAACCATGTTCGGGATTTAAAGGGCAAGAAGGCAGAAAAATCTGTGATTGACAGTGAGGTACAGAAACTTTTGGCGTTGAAGAAAGAACTTGCACTGGCAGAAGGAAAGACTCCAGAAGCTCCTGCTCAGAAagggaagaagaagaaataa